Proteins encoded in a region of the Panicum hallii strain FIL2 chromosome 3, PHallii_v3.1, whole genome shotgun sequence genome:
- the LOC112884714 gene encoding uncharacterized protein LOC112884714 isoform X4, translating to MDLAGMKRRELQALCKRHGLPAGGTNADLVARLDAALSGAAGAEEEEDVVGVVARKGCLKRSVGDAGEAKKVTFAVEESRGRRLRSRVVWSPVVAKTRGKRAEAGSTDSAADDGIPSRAGENVPVRRSRRNSLAAAEVEEVEEAVTFGRKRKPKSQEIAEDVAVSAQPVASCRVTRRSSLSGTTVLLPPAVEKKRGRGKAAAGKNKLVTEEQAAEAQGLSAAAPLTVVESKRSRRKGPDVQNSSKVEVSAKTTRSRSVEAVMKSPPVLENKRKRKSGDAQPDVEQPPVAEVPRNDAPVTRSLRNRVVQVNNSVVEETHTTQQPENKMQPNRPATRMHQQVASSVEKEDQVQVAAPSKAPPSRRSKRNNYEANNVNSESNKLISAPVEAKDSKIAHPLTHHNAKAEDVEKQPIVREPVRRSTRKSVASAMLDNEKDLIEEKNPEAHVRRSLQRSIVPVEDIKGAGEEIQNAKGEDAPKQLAVKEPVRRSTRKSVVSAMLEKEKVLIAEKNPGAHVKRSMRKSVVPVQDINGVGEDIQNAKSDDAEKQLVMNQPVRRSSCKSVLPDTLENESGSLVTETNAEAHVRARKSLLPNMLNKEDPDHSKMIRNENFQIGKCEDEKQQKVKEPVRRSRRSVATVMLEEQNKGLHEEKMSTIPVRRSTRKSVALNIVEKGSNRTEKVGREQSGVRTRRLKARDKLTDHAVAVEPVVTSGNELQVDVQNNQGLTVKSPNHNLSDGNETHPGSDKFVSCERVGEEGLKLRKHRTSSMEISSSANDFWNMEDFSGQKFRKQQSTQTPCEKDNTGAIYDKPQRVQQASTSTTSKGRSSKRRRTRTTAPEEVMSAEEANDGMIIREETMDTHKTSHEYSKESSSGTQEICQSVHKVIPASETGGLAKESSEKSKQPQEHSDIQDDDTHLSEIRNGKLDQSSSITELLPHNAFVSEDKTLMGEDVLPVDFTVGDDEGQSPAAGQGRVGWEANTSESEEKNLADAMSTGLHTKSLQHDIDILAEESGEDVVPMSFTTEEHGIKFKVSPIAVERRVIGQASACESAGKTLTGILSNDLRTKYLQHDRDVLTKEIGEASGSSIQISDSNPEIHCDAIAEESIRAADLGSCPSNGGKGNPLLKNLHDSILPVMNSAQRCSSDGRRSSFGLDFLFTEECKENCSRNVENITVEVDGGNKSSTCVSPDFYVGSDCGLEDEDVQPTGFDADKKLDVDQDAAEEEVVVEEKNYDQHVAPKTDLKAKLNGELTGLDMESDCTIAEKNVRFVEDNPDDEEVTVQVQQANVQEGDSEKPSQFSATPECKHEFCLPDETVLHSKKNKGCLSSEEQSPFGLQSLFLQQSIEKSVECGALASATVIAENGFDELKYVHVKCSLKKTRVSEPFSQLDTDEDSCPVSKNEDCMFISQQDKGIEGLSKASLDEESVPSGFSLDAKHIKEVTNSEEVACKGEGSKKLVHSDDLKASSEKTDVNGPDTIENSSFSLATPGYKHDDALSEEAVRTMKKYAGTCSSNPRELLMDLQSLFSKENIEESDLHDGLAFSSAESPGDESIDVEQLVEVHLGSNPSQLESNDLLDELIGCSKTEVLHQGHKGLCSEDREEQKLESPIVMESSLNCNKDVTNSSINGSVVDIVDQRTPSGSALPEDCRMDHNLQREFLDGCSVDSGVAGTIGNPSFNLATPDHEHEGALSEEAVCKMKKYTGTCSGDPRHLLMELQSLFSEGSIIKSDSHDVAFPCSESEGNEPTVCHVEKLVDTLVSSEPDTCQGLRQDLSRAEEKESCVSISMQLNPELEDDEVEKHSLNCEKDTSQILGITRSVLSKTALLPKDSHTIYWQEQELPNDLSPLKSGKEFAICLDESFFRSGTCQSNSQKHIVESNSRPSSCDTEVLQQDHKDESNICNEDKSIPKVLENDMPEAAPVERMDSAIMLPSVAGKSEMSDELLNTELSDEAEEHSLSSDKYTIKNFCTGSAKNDLFALPKDCHMDTCQKQELPDVHYLPKSPGESANCQDESVSGSGPCQTSWQQCINESRSVQVTSNIEAFNQNQEESNQNNEGQITPIPSVVSEAADIERSEREIGLTPPAGPSALPDEQLITKVECHEVDTSSLFDTELLYSKASNLHTDTRKDHPPSDLSAPRSPEESTSFPNSSVPGSVGICQSSRRRGIDELRAKLQSFKVSSTAKGSYIAMSAPLPKQGDNLSQSAIALLRNSENAPAVKLDHPANKRNPDCSVAKDSSRQALQHISGRPRDRL from the exons ATGGATCTCGCGGGGATGAAACGGCGGGAGCTGCAGGCGCTCTGCAAGCGGCACGGCCTCCCCGCCGGCGGCACCAACGCCGATCTCGTCGCCCGCCTCGACGCCGCGCTCTCG GGGGCCGCTGGTGCGGAAGAGGAGGAAGATGTGGTCGGAGTAGTAGCCAGGAAGGGGTGTCTGAAGCGCTCGGTCGGAGATGCTGGCGAGGCGAAGAAGGTGACTTTTGCGGTGGAGGAATCGAGAGGGAGGAGGCTGAGGTCCCGGGTCGTCTGGTCGCCGGTGGTTGCCAAGACAAGGGGGAAGCGCGCTGAAGCTGGTAGTACTGATTCTGCTGCTGATGACGGAATTCCTTCAAGGGCAGGTGAAAATGTCCCAGTAAGGCGGTCCAGGAGGAATTCTTTGGCTGCTGCCGAGGTTGAGGAAGTAGAAGAAGCTGTTACTTTTGGTAGGAAACGGAAGCCGAAGAGCCAGGAGATTGCTGAGGACGTTGCTGTCAGTGCTCAGCCTGTAGCTTCTTGCAGAGTCACGAGGAGGTCGAGCTTGTCAGGAACCACCGTCCTGTTGCCTCCTGCTGttgagaagaagagagggagggggaaggCAGCAGCTGGTAAAAATAAACTTGTTACTGAGGAGCAGGCTGCTGAGGCTCAAGGTTTGTCTGCGGCGGCGCCACTTACAGTTGTGGAGAGTaagaggagcaggaggaagggACCTGATGTGCAGAATTCATCTAAGGTGGAAGTATCCGCTAAGACCACAAGATCCCGCTCAGTAGAAGCTGTTATGAAGTCGCCCCCTGTGCTTGAGAacaagaggaagaggaagtcAGGAGATGCACAACCAGATGTAGAACAGCCTCCAGTTGCAGAGGTGCCTAGAAATGATGCTCCTGTCACCAGGTCTTTGAGGAACAGGGTAGTCCAGGTTAACAACAGTGTGGTAGAGGAAACTCACACTACCCAACAGCCGGAAAACAAGATGCAGCCTAATAGACCAGCTACTCGCATGCATCAACAGGTCGCATCTTCTGTGGAGAAAGAAGATCAAGTACAAGTTGCTGCTCCTAGTAAGGCCCCTCCATCAAGGCGATCAAAGAGAAACAATTATGAGGCCAATAATGTAAATTCAGAAAGCAACAAATTGATCAGTGCTCCAGTGGAGGCCAAAGACTCAAAAATAGCTCACCCATTGACACACCATAATGCTAAGGCTGAAGATGTGGAGAAACAACCAATAGTCAGAGAACCTGTTAGGCGGTCAACACGTAAATCTGTTGCCTCAGCTATGCTTGATAACGAGAAGGATCTAATTGAAGAGAAGAACCCTGAAGCACATGTTAGGAGATCACTGCAGAGATCTATTGTGCCGGTTGAAGATATCAAAGGTGCTGGTGAAGAGATTCAGAATGCTAAAGGTGAAGATGCCCCGAAGCAGCTAGCAGTTAAAGAACCTGTTAGGCGATCAACACGTAAATCAGTTGTCTCAGCCATGCTTGAGAAAGAGAAGGTTCTCATTGCAGAAAAGAACCCAGGAGCACACGTTAAGAGATCAATGCGGAAATCTGTTGTGCCAGTTCAAGATATTAACGGTGTTGGTGAAGACATTCAAAATGCTAAGAGTGACGATGCGGAGAAGCAATTAGTTATGAATCAACCTGTCAGGCGTTCATCATGTAAATCTGTTCTGCCGGATACACTTGAGAACGAGAGTGGATCTCTAGTTACAGAAACGAATGCTGAGGCACATGTTAGGGCACGGAAGTCTCTTCTTCCTAATATGCTTAACAAGGAGGACCCAGATCACAGCAAAATGATCAGAAACGAGAACTTTCAAATTGGTAAATGTGAAGACGAGAAACAACAAAAAGTAAAGGAACCTGTTAGGCGATCAAGGAGATCtgttgccacagtgatgcttgAGGAACAAAATAAGGGTCTTCATGAGGAAAAAATGTCAACAATTCCTGTGAGGAGATCAACACGTAAATCTGTCGCTCTCAACATAGTTGAAAAGGGGAGCAATCGCACTGAAAAGGTTGGAAGGGAACAGTCAGGAGTCAGAACAAGGAGGCTGAAAGCAAGAGATAAACTTACAGACCATGCTGTGGCTGTGGAGCCTGTGGTTACTTCTGGAAACGAATTGCAGGTAGATGTGCAGAACAATCAAGGCCTGACAGTCAAATCTCCAAATCATAATTTATCTGATGGTAATGAGACACATCCTGGTTCAGACAAGTTTGTATCATGTGAGAGAGTTGGTGAAGAGGGCTTGAAATTGAGAAAACACAGAACGTCTTCAATGGAAATATCATCTTCAGCCAATGATTTCTGGAATATGGAAGATTTTAGTGGACAGAAATTCAGGAAGCAACAGAGCACACAAACACCATGTGAAAAAGATAACACAGGAGCTATCTATGATAAGCCACAGAGAGTACAGCAGGCGTCAACTTCCACAACTTCGAAGGGAAGGTCTTCAAAGAGGAGACGGACAAGGACAACTGCTCCAGAAGAAGTTATGTCCGCCGAGGAGGCAAATGATGGCATGATTATCAGGGAAGAAACAATGGACACACATAAAACGTCTCATGAATATAGTAAGGAGTCTAGTAGCGGAACTCAAGAAATTTGTCAG AGTGTACACAAGGTGATACCTGCATCAGAAACTGGTGGCCTTGCAAAGGAAAGTTCGGAGAAGAGTAAACAACCTCAAGAACACTCTGACATTCAAGATGATGATACCCATTTATCTGAAATAAGAAATGGGAAATTGGATCAATCATCAAGCATCACAGAACTACTCCCACACAATGCTTTTGTCTCAGAGGACAAAACATTGATGGGTGAAG ATGTTTTGCCTGTTGACTTCACTGTTGGAGATGATGAAGGGCAAAGCCCTGCAGCTGGGCAAGGAAGAGTTGGCTGGGAAGCAAATACAAGTGAGTCTGAAGAAAAGAACCTAGCTGATGCCATGTCCACTGGTCTCCACACCAAAAGTCTGCAACATGATATTGACATACTAGCTGAAGAGTCCGGTGAAG ATGTTGTGCCAATGAGTTTCACTACTGAAGAGCATGGAATAAAATTTAAAGTGAGCCCTATAGCTGTGGAAAGGAGAGTTATTGGGCAAGCAAGTGCATGTGAATCTGCAGGGAAAACATTAACTGGCATCTTGTCTAATGATCTCCGCACCAAATATCTGCAACATGATCGTGACGTACTGACTAAAGAGATTGGTGAAG CTTCGGGATCTTCCATACAAATATCAGACAGTAATCCAGAAATTCACTGTGATGCGATTGCTGAAGAAAGTATTCGAGCTGCTGATCTTGGGAGCTGTCCCAGCAATGGTGGAAAAGGGAACCCTCTTTTGAAAAATCTGCACGACAGTATTCTTCCAGTAATGAATTCTGCTCAGAGATGTTCATCAGATGGAAGACGTTCATCATTTGGTCTTGATTTTCTGTTTACAGAAGAGTGCAAAGAAAACTGTTCCAGAAATGTCGAAAATATTACTGTAGAAGTTGATGGTGGAAACAAATCTAGCACCTGTGTAAGTCCTGATTTCTATGTGGGATCAGATTGTGGTTTGGAAGATGAGGATGTGCAGCCTACTGGATTTGATGCTGATAAGAAACTTGATGTGGATCAGGATGCCGCAGAAGAAG AAGTTGTTGTTGAGGAGAAAAATTATGATCAACATGTTGCTCCCAAAACTGACCTAAAAGCAAAGTTAAATGGTGAACTTACTGGTCTTGATATGGAATCAGATTGTACCATTGCTGAAAAGAACGTGAGGTTTGTTGAAGATAATCCTGATGATGAAGAAGTTACAGTTCAGGTCCAGCAGGCTAATGTACAAGAAG GTGATTCTGAGAAGCCTTCACAATTTTCAGCAACACCAGAGTGTAAACATGAATTTTGTTTGCCCGACGAAACAGTATTGCATTCAAAGAAGAACAAGGGATGTTTATCAAGTGAAGAACAATCACCATTTGGCCTACAATCCCTGTTCTTGCAGCAAAGCATAGAAAAATCTGTGGAGTGTGGTGCTCTTGCTTCTGCCACAGTTATTGCAGAAAATGGATTTGATGAATTAAAATATGTTCATGTGAAGTGTTCACTAAAAAAGACTCGTGTGTCAGAACCTTTTTCACAACTTGATACTGATGAAGACAGTTGTCCGGTTTCCAAAAATGAAGATTGTATGTTCATATCCCAGCAAGATAAGGGAATAGAAG GATTATCAAAGGCAAGCCTTGATGAAGAATCGGTTCCATCAGGCTTTTCGTTGGACGCAAAGCACATCAAAGA GGTCACTAATTCTGAGGAAGTGGCCTGTAAGGGAGAAGGAAGTAAGAAACTTGTCCATTCTGATGACCTTAAAGCTTCATCTGAAAAAACAGATGTCAATGGGCCAG ATACTATTGAAAATTCTTCATTTAGTTTAGCAACTCCTGGTTATAAGCATGATGATGCTTTGTCTGAGGAAGCAGTGCGCACAATGAAGAAATATGCTGGAACATGCTCATCCAATCCCAGAGAATTACTTATGGACCTGCAGTCCCTGTTCTCAAAGGAAAACATTGAAGAATCTGATCTGCATGATGGACTTGCATTCTCAAGTGCTGAAAGTCCAGGAGATGAATCAATTGATGTTGAACAACTGGTTGAGGTACATCTTGGTTCTAATCCGTCTCAGTTAGAATCAAATGATCTCTTGGATGAACTGATTGGGTGTTCGAAGACTGAAGTGCTGCATCAGGGTCATAAAGGTCTATGCAGTGAGGATAGAGAAGAGCAAAAGCTGGAAAGCCCAATAGTTATGGAATCTAGCCTTAACTGTAATAAAGATGTTACTAATTCTTCAATCAATGGGTCTGTTGTGGATATTGTTGATCAAAGAACTCCATCTGGTTCGGCTTTACCAGAAGATTGTCGTATGGATCATAACCTGCAACGAGAGTTTTTAGATGGCTGCTCAGTGGATTCTGGTGTAGCAG GTACTATTGGGAACCCTTCATTTAATTTAGCGACTCCTGATCATGAACATGAAGGTGCTTTGTCTGAGGAAGCAGTGTGCAAAATGAAAAAATATACTGGAACATGCTCGGGAGATCCCAGACATTTACTCATGGAGCTGCAGTCTCTTTTCTCAGAGGGAAGCATTATAAAATCCGATTCGCATGATGTTGCATTTCCATGTTCTGAAAGCGAAGGAAATGAACCTACCGTTTGCCATGTTGAGAAACTGGTTGACACACTTGTTTCTTCAGAACCTGATACGTGCCAAGGCCTTCGTCAAGATCTCAGCAGAGCTGAAGAAAAAGAGAGCTGCGTGTCTATTTCCATGCAACTAAATCCTGAGCTGGAGGACGATGAAGTGGAGAAACACAGCTTAAACTGTGAGAAAGACACCAGTCAGATTCTTGGTATAACTAGATCTGTGCTGAGCAAAACAGCCCTTTTGCCCAAGGACAGTCATACCATTTATTGGCAGGAACAGGAGCTACCAAATGACTTATCCCCACTTAAATCTGGTAAGGAATTTGCAATCTGTCTGGATGAGAGTTTTTTCAGATCTG GAACTTGTCAATCTAACAGCCAGAAGCACATAGTTGAAAGCAACTCCAGGCCATCAAGTTGTGATACTGAAGTGCTCCAGCAAGATCATAAAGACGAAAGCAACATATGTAATGAAGACAAAAGCATTCCAAAAGTCCTTGAAAATGACATGCCTGAAGCTGCCCCAGTTGAACGAATGGACAGTGCAATAATGCTGCCCTCAGTTGCTGGAAAGTCAGAAATGTCTGATGAGCTGCTTAACACCGAGCTGAGTGATGAAGCTGAGGAACACAGCCTTAGTTCTGATAAATATACAATTAAAAATTTCTGTACTGGGTCAGCAAAAAACGATCTGTTCGCCCTGCCCAAGGACTGCCATATGGACACTTGCCAGAAACAGGAGCTCCCAGATGTCCATTATTTACCTAAATCTCCTGGAGAATCTGCAAATTGTCAGGATGAGAGTGTTTCAGGATCAG GACCTTGTCAGACTAGTTGGCAACAGTGTATAAATGAAAGCAGGAGTGTGCAGGTGACTTCTAATATTGAAGCGTTCAATCAAAATCAGGAGGAAAGCAACCAAAATAATGAAGGTCAAATTACTCCTATTCCTAGCGTTGTGTCTGAAGCTGCAGATATTGAAAGATCAGAAAGGGAAATAGGTCTGACCCCTCCTGCAGGACCGTCAGCATTGCCGGATGAGCAGCTTATCACGAAGGTGGAGTGCCACGAAGTGGACACTTCGAGCTTATTTGATACGGAATTGCTGTACAGCAAAGCATCCAATTTGCACACAGACACTCGCAAGGATCATCCTCCAAGTGATCTATCTGCTCCGAGATCTCCCGAGGAATCTACATCTTTTCCCAATTCCTCTGTTCCGGGATCAGTAG GAATCTGTCAAAGCAGCAGGCGAAGAGGTATAGACGAACTCCGTGCCAAGCTGCAGAGTTTCAAAGTTTCCAGCACTGCAAAAGGAAGCTACATTGCTATGAGTGCCCCTCTCCCGAAGCAAGGTGACAACCTGAGCCAATCTGCAATCGCGTTGCTCCGGAACAGCGAGAATGCACCTGCTGTTAAACTAGACCATCCTGCTAATAAGCGGAACCCTGACTGTTCGGTCGCAAAGGACTCGTCAAGACAAGCGCTGCAGCACATCAGTGGAAGACCAAGGGATCGCCTATAG